Below is a genomic region from Streptomyces sp. RPA4-2.
CAGGAGCGGACGGCCGAGTCCGCCCAGCCGGTCGAGGTGGGCGAGGAGCGTCAGATCGTGTGTGGAGTCCTTGGAGAAGCCGAGGCCCGGGTCGACGACGATCCGGTCGGGGCTGACGCCGCCGGCCAGCACGGCCTCCACGCGTGCGTGCAGCTCGTCGACGACTTCGGAGACGACGTCCGCGTAGGTCCCCCTGACGTTGCCGCCCTCCAGGAAGCCGCGCCAGTGCATGACCACGAAGGGGGCTCCCGCCGCGGCTACGGCGGAGATCATCGCGGGGTCGGCGAGGCCGCCGCTGACGTCGTTGACCAGGGCGGCTCCCGCGGCGAGCGCCCGTTCGGCGACGCTGGCGCGCATGGTGTCCACGGATACGGTGACGCCCTCGGAGGCCAGGCCCCGGACGACCGGGATCACCCGCTTGAGCTCTTCCGCCTCGTCGACACGGGAGGCGCCGGGGCGGGTGGACTCGCCGCCCACGTCCACCAGGTCGGCGCCCTCGGTGACCAGGTGGAGGCCGTGTTTGACGGCGGCCGTCGTGTCGAACCAGCGGCCGCCGTCCGAGAAGGAATCGGGCGTGACGTTGACGACTCCCATGACCGCGCAGCGGTCCCAGGTCGGCAGTCCCGCGACGTGGCCGCGCCGGCGCTCAGTGCTCATACGTCCAGCCTAGGCCTCCGGTGCGGGCCGGATTCCTTCGCGGGTCGTCCCTGACCGGGGTCTTCGGGCCACCTCGCGGCCGGTTCGGGGGCCTTCCGCGGGCGCCCTCCACCAGTGCGGGCCCGCGTGGTCCGGGCGAGGGCCCCGGAGCTGGGGCAGGAGCCCTCGCGCGGGCCGGTCCACGCGGCTACGCCGCTCTGACCTCGCGCTCGGCCACCCCGTGCGCGCAGGGGCGCGGGGCCCGGACCCGGCGGCGGAGCAGGCCGGGAAGGGCCAGGGTCACGAAGCCCTCGGCCTGCATGGCGGCGAAGCCGATGCGGGGGAGGTCGCGGGAGGAGCCGTAGACGACGAAGCGCGGCTCCCAGCGCGGGCGGAACTTGGCGTTGAACTTGTACAGGGACTCGATCTGGAACCAGCGGGACAGGAAGACCAGCAGGCCCCTCCAAGCGCGCAGCACGGGCCCCGCGCCGATCTTCTCGCCGCGTGCCAGCGCCGAGCGGAACATCGCGAAGTTGAGCGAGATCCGCTGGATGCCGAGGCGGGGGGACGCCTCCAGGGCGGCCACGATGAGGAGTTCGTTCATGCCGGGGTCGGCGGCGCGGTCGCGCCGCATGAGGTCCAGGGAGACCCCGTCGGTGCCCCACGGGACGAAGTGGAGGACGGCCTTCAGGTCACCGTACGGGCCGGGTGCGTCGTCGGCCTTGTGGGCGGTGGCGATCAGACAGTCGCTGTCGGACGGGTCGCCTATGCGGCCGAGCGCCATGGAGAAGCCGCGCTCGGTGTCGGTGCCCCGCCACGCCTCCGAGGCGCGGCGTATCCGGTCCAGTTCGCCCTCGCTCAGGTCACGGATGCGCCGTACCCGGGTCTCGTAGCCAGCCCGCTCGATGCGTTTCACCATCTGGCGCACGTTGCGCATCGCGCGCCCGGCCAACGAGAAATCCGCGACGTCCACCACCGCCTCGTCGCCCAGTTCGAGGGCGTCGAGGCCGGTCTCCCGGGTCCACACCTCGCCGCCCGTCTCGGAGCAGCCCATCACGGCGGGGGTCCAGGAGTGGGCCTTGGCCTCGTCCATGAAGCGTTCGATGGCGCCGGGCCAGGCCTCGACGTCACCGATGGGGTCGCCGCTGGCCAGCATCACGCCGGAGACGACGCGGTAGGTGACGGCCGCCTTGCCGCTGGGCGAGAACACGACGGCCTTGTCGCGGCGGAGCGCGAAGTGACCGAGCGAGTCGCGGCCGCCGTGTTTGTCGAGGAGGGTCCGCAGCCGGGTCTCGTCGTCCTCGGTGAGGCGGGCGGCGGGGTGTTCGGGGCGGAAGGCCAGATAGATCGTCGTGACGGCGGTCAGCCAGCCGAGCGCGCCGAGCGAGAAGGCGACGGTCCAGGAGGTGGGTCCGGCGTAGTCGACGGGGCCCTCGAAGCCGAACAGGCCGTACAGCACGTGGGCGAGGCGGTCGGCCAGGCTCGGGTCACCGACCATCCGGTCCTCGTGGACGCTGACGATGACCAGTCCGAGGACGAGGGAGCCGGCTCCCATGAGGACGAAGTTCGCGAGGGCCCGCCAGCGGCTGCGTGGATCGGGCAGGGCGGCGAACTCGCTGCGGTGGCGCAGCAGCGGTGCGAGCAGCGCCAGGGAGATGACGACGCCGATGAGCGAATGGCGGTACGCGAACTGGGCGACGGCGCCGGCCGGCAGCAGCACCACGGCGGCGCGCCACGCCCGGCGCTTGCGGCGGCGCAGTCCATGGGCGAGGAGCAGCAGGAGCACGCCCGCGCTGAGCGACAGCGCCGCGGCGAAGGGGCCGAACGAGCCCGGCAGCACCTCGGCCATGGCGTGCATACGGCTGCGCCGGAAGCGCGGGAAGACGCCGGCGGCGATGTCCAGGACCCCTACGAGCGTGCAGGCCCTGGCGACGAGGGCGGGGACGGCCTCAGGGCGGGGACCACGGACTATGCGTCGCGTCCCACCTGTTCGGTCTGGAACCCCACCCGACAATTCCCCATCTATCCTGACAGACATCGCATCCCGTAGTTCTGCGAGAGACCTTGATTCCGGTGCCATTCCGGCATCCGGCGACATTGCGCCCTCTAGGACGGTGTCTTGGGGGGTCAGGTTCACTCCCCATCGGAAAGCCGGTCCAAAAGGCAAGGAAAGTCCGGGGCAAGCTCCTGCGAAGGTGCAGGGCGCGCCCGGGACGGGAAGCGCAGGCGGGAACAGTCCATGGGTCTCACAAGCAACAAGGTGCTGGTGTTGGTGATCTTGTTCGCCGTGCTGCTGTTCGTCGGCACGGTGTGGTGGTGGCCGCGGCTGGCACGGCGCAACTGGCGGGCCGTCGGCGGACGGATCGGCCTGCTACTGGTCACGCAGGTGGCGGTCTTCGCCTCGATCGGTCTCTTCGCCAACCAGGCGTTCGGGTTCTACGCGAGCTGGGCCGACCTCCTCGGCCGGGAGAGCGGCCAGGGTGTGGTGGTCGACCATTCGGGCCGCGGGACCGGCGGCCCTCTTCAGGTCGTCGACACCCGGCAGGTGAATGTGTCGGGCGGTTCCCGGCCGCAGATCGGCGGCCAGATCCAGAAGGTCGACATCGTCGGCCGTACGACGCACATCGCCACCCCGGCGTACGTCTATCTGCCCCCTGAGTACTTCCAGTCGCGCTACCGCACCCGCACCTTCCCGGCGACCACGGTCCTCACCGGATACCCGGGCACCGCGGAGGCGCTCATCAAGGGGCTGCACTATCCGCAGACGGCCCACGAGTTGGCCAAGGACGGCAGGATGCAGCCGATGATCCTGGTCATGATGCGGCCCACCGTCGCGCCGCCGCGGGACACCGAGTGTGTGGACATCCCGGGCGGACCGCAGACCGAGTCCTTCTTCGCCAAGGACCTTCCCGAGGTCGTGGGGGCCCACTACAGGGTGGGCAGGAGGCCCGGGAGCTGGGGCATCGTGGGCGACTCCACGGGCGGGTACTGCGCGCTGAAACTGGCCATGCACCACCCCGAGACGTACGCCGCCGGGGCGGGCCTGTCGCCCTACTACGAGGCGCCGATCGACCCGACGACGGGCGACCTCTTCCACGGGGACCGGCTGCTGCGCAACTCGGCCGACCTGCGCTGGTACCTGCGGCACAAGGCGGCGCCCCACACGTCGCTGCTGGTCACCACCAGCAAGGTGGGCGAGCACAACTACCGGGACACGCTGCGGTTCATCGACCAGGTGAAGGCCACCGGGCGCACCGGGATCGCGTCGATCATCCTCGACAGCGGTGGTCACAATTTCAACACGTGGCGAAGGGAGATCCCGGGGACGCTGCAGTGGATCAGCGGGATACTGAGCGACCGCTGACGGCCCCTCCGGGGACCGCCGACCGCCCCTCCGGGGAGTACGAACGGCTCGGCGGAGAAGATCCGGAGAATTCCCGCCGACTGTTTCGCGGTGCCTTCTCCGGTCGTTCCGCCGCCTATTCGGCGAGAAACGCGACCTCAAAGCGCTTTCGGAAAGACGAAGGGTCCGGACGAAGGGCCGGGCCGAAGGATCAGGACGAAGAGGCTGATCAACAACGAGCGGCGCTCGCGGGCATGCGGGGCATGCGGCGGCCCTTTAGGGGCGAGTGGTCACCCTGGGGACTGCCGGGGCGTTGCGAAGGTTTCGGGGTGGCTGTGTTTTTACCGGGCGGGGCTCCAAGATTCGCCTACGCGCGGTAAGTTTCTGGCCATGCCACGTGGACGTCACCGCCATTCCCCGCCTCTGCACAGGCTGCTGCCTCCCTCGGCCATCGCGGGCGTCTCGCTCGTCTGTGCCGTGGGTCCCTGGCTGTTCACGGAGCCAGGTGTGCTCCGCCTGCTGGCAGCGGGCGCCGCGGTGACCGCTGTCGCCGGCGCCGTCGTCATGCGCAGCTGGGACACGGCCGCGGGCAAGCGGGTCGCGGACCTCACGCGCGCGCGTGCGAGCGACGAGTGGCGCCACGAGGAGCGCGTCGCCGAACTGGAGACGGATCTCGACGAGTCGCGCGAGCTGCGCACCAAGCTCGAACACAACCTGCGGGCCAAGCGCGTGGAGCTGGCGGGCCTGCGCAACGAGCACGCGGCGCTGCTGCGGCGGTACGCCACGGCGGAGACCGAGCGGGCGAGCGCCCTGGAGGGCCGTCGGCTGCTCGAGATAGAGACCACGGCTCCCGCGCGTGAGCTGACCGCCGCGGGGGAGCCGGCGCGGTCCGAGGACTCCGCGGAGCCGGAGACCGAAGGAGCCGACTCGGCGGAGACGCCCGCGGACGTGGCCGACGCGGGCGAGTGCACGGACGCGCGGGCGACGGCGGAGGAGCCGGAGAAGACGGAGGAGGCGGCCGTCGAGAAGGCGGCAGACGAGGAGTCGGCAGCCGGGGCGGCGGACGCGTCCGAGGGTCCCGAGGCCTTCTCGCTTACCGGGTCGTCGCTCTTCC
It encodes:
- a CDS encoding esterase family protein, producing MGLTSNKVLVLVILFAVLLFVGTVWWWPRLARRNWRAVGGRIGLLLVTQVAVFASIGLFANQAFGFYASWADLLGRESGQGVVVDHSGRGTGGPLQVVDTRQVNVSGGSRPQIGGQIQKVDIVGRTTHIATPAYVYLPPEYFQSRYRTRTFPATTVLTGYPGTAEALIKGLHYPQTAHELAKDGRMQPMILVMMRPTVAPPRDTECVDIPGGPQTESFFAKDLPEVVGAHYRVGRRPGSWGIVGDSTGGYCALKLAMHHPETYAAGAGLSPYYEAPIDPTTGDLFHGDRLLRNSADLRWYLRHKAAPHTSLLVTTSKVGEHNYRDTLRFIDQVKATGRTGIASIILDSGGHNFNTWRREIPGTLQWISGILSDR
- the folP gene encoding dihydropteroate synthase, whose product is MSTERRRGHVAGLPTWDRCAVMGVVNVTPDSFSDGGRWFDTTAAVKHGLHLVTEGADLVDVGGESTRPGASRVDEAEELKRVIPVVRGLASEGVTVSVDTMRASVAERALAAGAALVNDVSGGLADPAMISAVAAAGAPFVVMHWRGFLEGGNVRGTYADVVSEVVDELHARVEAVLAGGVSPDRIVVDPGLGFSKDSTHDLTLLAHLDRLGGLGRPLLVAASRKRFLGHVLAGPEGAPPPARERDAATAAVSALAAHQGAWAVRVHEVRATADAVRVARAVEGAQ
- a CDS encoding phosphatidylglycerol lysyltransferase domain-containing protein, whose amino-acid sequence is MSGGVPDRTGGTRRIVRGPRPEAVPALVARACTLVGVLDIAAGVFPRFRRSRMHAMAEVLPGSFGPFAAALSLSAGVLLLLLAHGLRRRKRRAWRAAVVLLPAGAVAQFAYRHSLIGVVISLALLAPLLRHRSEFAALPDPRSRWRALANFVLMGAGSLVLGLVIVSVHEDRMVGDPSLADRLAHVLYGLFGFEGPVDYAGPTSWTVAFSLGALGWLTAVTTIYLAFRPEHPAARLTEDDETRLRTLLDKHGGRDSLGHFALRRDKAVVFSPSGKAAVTYRVVSGVMLASGDPIGDVEAWPGAIERFMDEAKAHSWTPAVMGCSETGGEVWTRETGLDALELGDEAVVDVADFSLAGRAMRNVRQMVKRIERAGYETRVRRIRDLSEGELDRIRRASEAWRGTDTERGFSMALGRIGDPSDSDCLIATAHKADDAPGPYGDLKAVLHFVPWGTDGVSLDLMRRDRAADPGMNELLIVAALEASPRLGIQRISLNFAMFRSALARGEKIGAGPVLRAWRGLLVFLSRWFQIESLYKFNAKFRPRWEPRFVVYGSSRDLPRIGFAAMQAEGFVTLALPGLLRRRVRAPRPCAHGVAEREVRAA